ATTTGTTCGGTGGATTTTCCATGAAATCGTCTTGTTCAATGTAAATCTCGCGAGAGAACGGAATTTGGCGATTGCCCATCTCCGGGTTCTCCACATTGTTCTCAGCTTCGAGCCATTCCACTTGCCCTTCAGGGTAGTTGGTAATGACTACTTTGAGTGGGTGCAGGACAGCCATCGTGCGCGGAGCTTTCAATTTCAGATCTTCACGTACAAAGTGCTCCAGCGTTTGCAGGTCGATAACGCCTTGGCTTTTGGAAATGCCTGTTTCGAATACGAAATCACGAATCGCTTCCGGTGTATATCCCCGGCGGCGCAGACCCGAAATCGTTGGCATGCGCGGATCATCCCATCCATCCACATGTCCTTCATCCACGAGCAGTTTCAGCTTCCGTTTACTTGTCACCATTTGCGACAGGTTCAGGCGGCCAAACTCATATTGATGTGGTTGGTTCTCCATCTCACATTCGGCAATAACCCAATCATAGAATGGACGTTGATCCTCAAACTCCAGGGAGCAGAGGGAGTGGGTTACTCCTTCAATGGCATCTTCAAGTGGATGTGCGAATGCGTACATCGGATAGATGCACCATTTGTCACCCGTATTATGATGATGTGCATGAGCAATACGATAAATGACCGGATCACGTAGATTGATGTTCGGTGAAGCCATATCAATCTTGGCGCGCAGCACTTTCTCACCGTTCTGGAATTCGCCTGCACGCATCCGTGTGAACAGGTCCAGATTCTCTTCTACAGTGCGGTCACGGTACGGGCTGTTCTTGCCCGGCTCAGTGAGCGTTCCACGCATAGCACGGATTTCGTCAGCGCTTTGGTCGTCGATATAAGCTTTGCCTTTTTGGATCAGCAAGACCGCGCGGCTGTACATTTCATCAAAATAATCGGAAGCAAAACGTTTCTCGCTCCACTCATATCCGAGCCATTTCACGTCTTCCTGAATCGATTGAACATACTCTACATCTTCCTTGACCGGATTTGTGTCATCGAAGCGCAGATTTGTTTTGCCGCCAAATTCGCCACCCAGTGCAAAGTTAATCCAGATCGCTTTGGCATGGCCGATATGCAGATAACCGTTCGGTTCCGGAGGAAAACGGGTAATGACTTCCTGGACTTTCCCTGACCGGAGATCTTCGGTAATAATATTTTTGATAAAGTTAGGTGGGGTTGTACGATTGTCCACAGGTATCAAACCTTTCATGAATTGATTGGAGCTTTCAGGAATTTGCAGCAATTCCGGCTAAAATTCCTTTATAACGAAGTCATTTCCTGAAAAAATCTATTTTCTTGGAAAGTTTCGTACGCGTTTCATTTAAATATACCTTTAACGAGGGAGGAGTTCAATAAATAACGCCCCAAAATCAGGATCAGTTACACACAAGATAGGCCCAAAACCATTTTGACGGGTTCGCACGAATCATGTAGCATGATAGAAAAACAGAATTTAAGGGAGGGTTTCCCATTGAACGCGCTAAAACTGACCAAAGAACAACAGGATGAAGCCATACGTACCATCCAGTCGTATTTCGAAGAGGAACGCGGCGAAGAACTGGGCGATCTGGCAGCTTGGGGTGTGCTGGATCTTTTCATGACCCAGTTGGCTCCCTTCATATATAATCAGGCACTGGGTGACGCCCGTACTACGGTGAATCAACGCATGGCCTCGATGGAAGAAGACCTGTTTGCATTGGAGCGCAAGCTACCGAAGAATTCCCGATAATTCATTATTTTAAAGAAAGAAGGTTGCACTCATGTTTACCTATTCATTGGATGAATATACCGAACTCCGCCCACTTGCCATGGAGCACACCAAACCGTTGTTCGAACTCACGGACCGCTCGCGGGACCAGTTGAGGCATTGGTTACCGTGGGTGGACAATGTTACTGAGATTGAGCATACTTCGAATTTTATCAGCAATGCACTGAAACAGGGCGCTGACAACGGCGGTTTCACCGCAGGTGTCTGGCTGAAAGGCGATCTTGCAGGCATCATCGGCTTCCACGAAATCAACTGGACCAACCGCTCGGTAAGCATCGGATACTGGCTTGGCAAAGGTTTTGAAGGTCAAGGCTTGATGACCAGCGCATGCCGTGTTCTGGTCGACTACGCTCTCGTCACCCTGGATCTGAACCGTGTCGAGATTCGCTCAGCAACCAACAACAAGCGGAGCCGGGCCATCCCTGAACGGCTTGGATTCGTCCTTGAAGGCGTTATTCGTCAGGCTGAGAAACTGCCTAAGGGCTATGTTAACCATGCGGTGTATGGCATGCTGCAGCATGAATGGGAACTTTTACGCTAAATTAGACTTACATAATTTGAATGGTTGGAGGACTATTTACTACTACGAAATATGTTCCTCACAATGGCATACATCAACTCTTAAAGCCCCTCCTACTCCACAACATGTGGAGAATAAGGAGGGGCTTATCTAATTTGCGCATTTATGCATCCATATAACTTCGAATCTCTCGATCCGACTTCTTCTTAGAGCGCACGTACCATGCCACCGTCCACCACAAGGGATGTACCTGTAATGTACGTATTTGCTCCTGATAAGAGGAACACAACTGCTTTGGCAAACTCCTCGGGTTGACCATAACGTCCCAGTGGAATTTCCTTACGGAATTGTTCGGCAACCTCTTCCTCACTTATTCCGTTCTGCTCTGCACGCGCAGCGTCCAGTTCATGTATCCGATCCGTACCAATTCTACCCGGTGCAACCGTATTGATCAGAATGCCATATGGCGCAAGTTCCTGTGACAAGGTCTTGGCTAATCCGAACACACCCGTACGGAACGTATTGGACAGAATCAGACCGGGGATCGGCTGCTTCACAGAGGTGGAGGCAATGTTCACGATATGTCCGCCATTCTCCTTCATGTAAGGAAGCGCACCGCGAATCAGTCTGACATAGCTAAGTACATTTAATTCAAATGCACGTTCCCAATCTTCATCCGTCAATGACTCGAATGTTCCTGAAGGCGGGCCGCCTGAATTGTTCACCAAAATATCAATCTGTCCAAACCGCTCGCCTGTCTTGCGAATCAGGGCATCAATATCTTCCTTGCTTGTCACATCGGTTGCACAGTATTCGATACGTCCGCCACCACCGAGCTCCAGCAGCTCCTGCTTCACCGCTGCAAGCTTCTCTTCGTTCCGGCTGGCGAGCATGACATCAGCGCCTTCTGCCGCCAATTGAGCGGCTACCGCTTTGCCCAGTCCTCGACTGGATGCAAGCACCAGCGCCTTTTTACCCCGAAGTCCCATGTCCATTCTTGTTCCTCCTTCTACTCTGTTCTATCCGTTGGCCCGGATGAAATAGCTCATAAGAATATCGTCCACATAATTGCCTGCAATATAAAATTCCGACACCAGTCTGCCTTCCGTCACAAATCCACACTGTGTATAAAAAGCAATCGCCCCTGGATTGCTGGATAACACCCGCAACCTAAGTTTGATGATCCCTTGTTCAAAGGCATGGTGTTTCATCGCATCCATCAGGGCTGTAGCAATACCACAGCGCCGATCATGGGGATGAACAGCGATATTAATCTCGTATACATGGCGGTTAACAGGCATTCCTGTTGGCAGATAAAAGCCCACATAACCACATACCCGCTCTCCCTGAACGGCAATCAGCTGACTGCCTGGAGGACAATGCTGCAAATATTGTTGTCTGGATCGCCACTGAAACGGGGCCGGAGAGGTATGCTTATCCCATACCAGTGCATCCAGTTCCATCAGTTGGGCGGCATCCTTGATCTCGGATGGCCGAATGGTGTACGTATGGCTGATAAGCATAAAAGTTCAACCTTTCGTGCAATAGTCGATAACACTGCGCAAAGCAGCGTTAGAAAAAACGGCTTGTTCCTTACTCATTTCGACATTTTGCAATTGAATACGTGCAAAATGCTCCTTTGCTTTATATTGTAGCATAGCCTCAGACTTGACTAAAATTTCACTCAGTGGAAAGAAATGAACACTTAACCTTGCCGTAACGTCATCGTTTATACTGAATTGATAAGGAGGTGCACGTGATGAACATCAAAGAAGCCGCGGACAGACTCGGCATATCAGCGAGAGCTATTCGCTTTTACGAGGAAAAGGGACTGATCTTCCCCGTCAAACAGACAAGTAACGGATATCGTACATATACCGAGAATGACATCTGGCGGCTACAAACCATTGCAGCTCTGCGCGAAATCGGGATGTCGCTTCAGGATATCACCCAAGCGCTCGGAGAGATTGACCAGGGTAATCAGCAGCGGCTGGAAGAATATCTGGAGCTGCAGCAGGCGGTCATGTATGCCCAATGGGTTGAGCTCAAGCGCATGCTGGATACAACCCAGCGCATGATTGATCTCAATCGCCAAGACGGGCCATTGGATGTCAGTCATCTGCATGATCTTGCAGACAGTGCGCGCCGTCTCAGGGAAGCCCGGCAGAACTGGCATGACCGCTGGAATTACGATATGCAAGCAGCCATCCACGATCAGCGGGTACAGGCGGCGAATGGTCGTCTGCCAGGACAAATTGCCTCAAACGTCAGCATTGATTCGAGACCTGGAGCCATGCAAGCAGCGGTTGAGTCGGATCGAAAAGGCGGACCAGATCATAACGGCGATGAAATCCATAGCCAGAACAATAGCCAGACAGCACACAGTCCAAACAGCGATACAACGTATACGGAAGATGCAGGATCAGGATCGGGAGAATTAGGAGTAAGAGTAGGCGCAGGATCGTTCAATATATATGAAAACTATGACGAGGCGCTGGAGCAGACAGCAAGCTGGATATCTCCTGTGCCCGGCGAAAAAGGACTCGATATCGGTACAGGCACGGGGAATTTGGCTGGCAGACTGTTAGAGCGCGGCGCAGCGATGACTGCCATCGATCAATCCCGGGAGATGCTGCGTACATGCCGCACCAAATATCCCGAGATGCATGTGAAGCTTGGCAACTTTCTGGCGTTGCCTTTCGCCGACCATTCCTTCGATTTTGTCGTATCCAGCTTCGCCTTCCATCATCTGAGCCCAGACCAGCAACAGTTAGCGTTACATGAAATGCAGCGAGTGTTAACTGCACGTGGACGGATCTGCCTGACAGATCTGATGTTCGCTGATGCAGCTCACCGTCAGACATATATTCAACAGGCTGAGGCAGCAGGTCATGAGGACCAATTGCAAACGATAAGGGAACGTCATTTCCCGCTGCTGGACGGCCTGTGCGGCTCGCTGGAGGACGCAGGCTATGTGACGAAGCATATACGCCATAATGCGCTTCTGCACACGTTGCTGGCCGTTCCTTTGCGTTAGAATGATCATCTCACCGTAACAAGTTCCCCTGACCTACCAATAAATCTTTTCAAATAAAAAAAGGTCACCCTGCCTGTTAAGGAGGATGACCTTCCACTCTAGTGAAACATCGAGCTTGTATTAAATTTACATATAAATTTCAACAATCGTGCGCTCCGAAGCATTACGCGCTTGTTTGAACTCATCCAGCGAGATACGAGCCCCACCTTGACGGTAACGGTTCGCCGTTTGCTCGGTGCGGATGTCCTTGCCATTTACCGTTACACGGTTAACCGAACCTTCGTTCAGATGGTAGATAAATGTTACTGGCTCTCCTGCATATTCAAATTCGAATTGCATGCCATTCAGCTCAACCGGCAATACCGGGTCAATAACCAGATCTCCGCCTTCCTGACGAATGCCAAGTGCGTTCGAGATCAGTTGGTTCATGTAGATTCCAGGGCCGCTGGAGTAGATTCTCCATCCACCTTTCACCTGTACTGTTCCTTTGCGTAGTTGATCAAAATGCTCCTGCGCCTCGTAGCGCGTATTGAACTTACCGTCGGAACTGCTGAAATACGCATTCGCCTGACGAATCTCGGCATTAGGTACAACTTCGCCGATGCCAACCGGGTTAATCATGGCAAGACCATTCCACACCTGATCCGTCTTACCAAGCTTCGCCATCGCTTCAACGTAACGGATATGAGCGTGTACATACTGCAAACCGATCTCACGACCGAAGTTGGACGCTTGCTCTGCCCGTTTGAAGTGAGTGCTCACACCGCCTGCATATTGAGCTGGACGATTCATCAGACGTACCCCATCCGGGCACAGGAACTGTTCACGAATCAGCGCATAATGCGATTCTGCCTGTTCTGCATTCAGCAATTCACCGATCATGCTGCGCGTCATCGGCAGAAGTCGATATTGAATGCCTGTCTCCGTATCTGTTGGGTGAAGCATCAGCTTCGCTTGATCTGCTTCTTCCATGTATACGAAACCTGGGATCACATCTGTACCCAGCATGTAACGATTAAAGTCTTCACGGATGCCTTGAGCCAGAACGTCCAGCTCCTGTGCAAATCCAGCGTCTTTATGTTGCAGCGCTTGTGCGAGCACATTTACAGACTGATAAGTCAAAGCAACGGTCCAGCTGCTCACCATATATTGTTTGAGCTGTGCATTGGCTGGCTGGAGTGTATCATCCCAGTCCCCATCACCGTAAGAAGACAGGAATGTGTCGTGCAGGAAGTGTGAGCGGATATATTCGATCTCTTTTTTCGCGTGATCCAATACAGTCGCTGTTTCTTCCGTGAATCCGAAGCTGTGCTTAACGGTATAAGGCACTTTCTCATCCAGAATCGCATAGTCGCGAGTCGCTGTCAGGTAGTCCGCCAGCACTTTCAGCGGCCATACGATGATGTCACCGTGGCTCTCTTCCTGCTGAATTGCAAAATACTTGTCGAACATAAACCATTGCGGCCAGTTGCCATCATCTTCATATTGGTGGGTGTATACCATTTTGATGATATCGCGAACCTGCTCGTATTTTTGCGTTGCCATGAAGTATTCAACCGGACCTTGGCATACATCCCGAGTACCCCATGCGGCACCGCCGTACTGCTCCAAACCGTGAGGCACGGAATAGTGAACCAGCATGTTGTGTGTGTACCACCAAGCCAGTGCGTTCACTTTGAACAGATCGTCTGCACTTTGGCCTTCCCCACGAGACAAACGGAAACCGTTCATTACACCTGCGAAGAATTCGCGGTACGCCTGAACTTCCTCTTCAAAAGTAAGGCTGGATCCTACTGCTACAGAACCGGCTGCTTCGTTAGCTTGACCTTCCAATACGCCTTGTACCTTCAGCGTCCATTCTGCACTCTCTTCCAGACTAAGTGTAACCAGCGATGCAGATCCACTGCGGATGCCACTCGCCAGCAACGTTTCGTCCCCAACATTTACGGCTGCTCCATCCACCGACATGCGATATTGCAGGTCAGGATACGTTCCAGCACTAATCGCTTGCGGATCAGCCTTGAAGATCAGCGTGTTGCCATCTTGCGTCATATGCAGCGGATACTCGTATTCATTTACATTCATCGTAATTTGGTTGGTTACCAGGTAACGATATGCTTTGCCACTTGTCGAGCGTACGTTCATGCTCACTT
This window of the Paenibacillus marchantiae genome carries:
- a CDS encoding glutamine--tRNA ligase/YqeY domain fusion protein — protein: MKGLIPVDNRTTPPNFIKNIITEDLRSGKVQEVITRFPPEPNGYLHIGHAKAIWINFALGGEFGGKTNLRFDDTNPVKEDVEYVQSIQEDVKWLGYEWSEKRFASDYFDEMYSRAVLLIQKGKAYIDDQSADEIRAMRGTLTEPGKNSPYRDRTVEENLDLFTRMRAGEFQNGEKVLRAKIDMASPNINLRDPVIYRIAHAHHHNTGDKWCIYPMYAFAHPLEDAIEGVTHSLCSLEFEDQRPFYDWVIAECEMENQPHQYEFGRLNLSQMVTSKRKLKLLVDEGHVDGWDDPRMPTISGLRRRGYTPEAIRDFVFETGISKSQGVIDLQTLEHFVREDLKLKAPRTMAVLHPLKVVITNYPEGQVEWLEAENNVENPEMGNRQIPFSREIYIEQDDFMENPPNKYFRLFPGNEVRLKHAYFIKCNDVIKDAEGNVTEIHCTYDVETKSGSGFTGRKVKGTIHWVEASQAVPAEFRLYEPLIAAEAPDAEEETELEEQPEKTFLDQLNPNSLEVVQGFVEQEMKEAKAQDKFQFFRHGYFSVDPKHSEPGRPVFNRVVSLKSSFQLPKA
- a CDS encoding DUF2164 domain-containing protein, whose translation is MNALKLTKEQQDEAIRTIQSYFEEERGEELGDLAAWGVLDLFMTQLAPFIYNQALGDARTTVNQRMASMEEDLFALERKLPKNSR
- a CDS encoding GNAT family N-acetyltransferase yields the protein MFTYSLDEYTELRPLAMEHTKPLFELTDRSRDQLRHWLPWVDNVTEIEHTSNFISNALKQGADNGGFTAGVWLKGDLAGIIGFHEINWTNRSVSIGYWLGKGFEGQGLMTSACRVLVDYALVTLDLNRVEIRSATNNKRSRAIPERLGFVLEGVIRQAEKLPKGYVNHAVYGMLQHEWELLR
- a CDS encoding SDR family oxidoreductase, encoding MDMGLRGKKALVLASSRGLGKAVAAQLAAEGADVMLASRNEEKLAAVKQELLELGGGGRIEYCATDVTSKEDIDALIRKTGERFGQIDILVNNSGGPPSGTFESLTDEDWERAFELNVLSYVRLIRGALPYMKENGGHIVNIASTSVKQPIPGLILSNTFRTGVFGLAKTLSQELAPYGILINTVAPGRIGTDRIHELDAARAEQNGISEEEVAEQFRKEIPLGRYGQPEEFAKAVVFLLSGANTYITGTSLVVDGGMVRAL
- a CDS encoding GNAT family N-acetyltransferase encodes the protein MLISHTYTIRPSEIKDAAQLMELDALVWDKHTSPAPFQWRSRQQYLQHCPPGSQLIAVQGERVCGYVGFYLPTGMPVNRHVYEINIAVHPHDRRCGIATALMDAMKHHAFEQGIIKLRLRVLSSNPGAIAFYTQCGFVTEGRLVSEFYIAGNYVDDILMSYFIRANG
- a CDS encoding methyltransferase domain-containing protein, giving the protein MNIKEAADRLGISARAIRFYEEKGLIFPVKQTSNGYRTYTENDIWRLQTIAALREIGMSLQDITQALGEIDQGNQQRLEEYLELQQAVMYAQWVELKRMLDTTQRMIDLNRQDGPLDVSHLHDLADSARRLREARQNWHDRWNYDMQAAIHDQRVQAANGRLPGQIASNVSIDSRPGAMQAAVESDRKGGPDHNGDEIHSQNNSQTAHSPNSDTTYTEDAGSGSGELGVRVGAGSFNIYENYDEALEQTASWISPVPGEKGLDIGTGTGNLAGRLLERGAAMTAIDQSREMLRTCRTKYPEMHVKLGNFLALPFADHSFDFVVSSFAFHHLSPDQQQLALHEMQRVLTARGRICLTDLMFADAAHRQTYIQQAEAAGHEDQLQTIRERHFPLLDGLCGSLEDAGYVTKHIRHNALLHTLLAVPLR
- a CDS encoding GH36-type glycosyl hydrolase domain-containing protein, translating into MTTMINEPIRLTAGDLSFTFLNSGDLYQAKSGTTMLNQLLSNQIDGSLNNLYLRVHEGEKISSFPLLGVRSNSKVITSKAQSGNQLIWEGTVQLEGKEQGISYQVVFTATTQGVWFWDVKLTGQQHNVDVVYGQDVGLADPGAVRSNEAYLSQYIDHTVFEDEAKGYVVCSRQNQPQGGAFPYMQQGSLTKAIGYSTDGFQFFGLSYKETNQPESLSHNTLANETYQYEFAYTALQSERVSLDGEAQVVFYGLAKADHPAGISALEFGDEVTAAWNEVQALTVEQGETLEQVKLSSFLGEPLAALDLTQDEINDLFPDRHQEERSGDSLLSFFTGSYEHIVLKAKELLVERPHGHILMSGGNVQLGAQVITTTSYMYGIFNSQLVIGNTNFNKMISNARNALNVPKTAGQRIYVEMDGQYRLLTMPSLFEIGFNYVRWIYKTESDTIIVTNYTGAHTTEVSMNVRSTSGKAYRYLVTNQITMNVNEYEYPLHMTQDGNTLIFKADPQAISAGTYPDLQYRMSVDGAAVNVGDETLLASGIRSGSASLVTLSLEESAEWTLKVQGVLEGQANEAAGSVAVGSSLTFEEEVQAYREFFAGVMNGFRLSRGEGQSADDLFKVNALAWWYTHNMLVHYSVPHGLEQYGGAAWGTRDVCQGPVEYFMATQKYEQVRDIIKMVYTHQYEDDGNWPQWFMFDKYFAIQQEESHGDIIVWPLKVLADYLTATRDYAILDEKVPYTVKHSFGFTEETATVLDHAKKEIEYIRSHFLHDTFLSSYGDGDWDDTLQPANAQLKQYMVSSWTVALTYQSVNVLAQALQHKDAGFAQELDVLAQGIREDFNRYMLGTDVIPGFVYMEEADQAKLMLHPTDTETGIQYRLLPMTRSMIGELLNAEQAESHYALIREQFLCPDGVRLMNRPAQYAGGVSTHFKRAEQASNFGREIGLQYVHAHIRYVEAMAKLGKTDQVWNGLAMINPVGIGEVVPNAEIRQANAYFSSSDGKFNTRYEAQEHFDQLRKGTVQVKGGWRIYSSGPGIYMNQLISNALGIRQEGGDLVIDPVLPVELNGMQFEFEYAGEPVTFIYHLNEGSVNRVTVNGKDIRTEQTANRYRQGGARISLDEFKQARNASERTIVEIYM